The following proteins come from a genomic window of Tenebrio molitor chromosome 9, icTenMoli1.1, whole genome shotgun sequence:
- the dgo gene encoding uncharacterized protein dgo isoform X2 → MSGSSTGSGGGAAALRAAASAGDVAACSRYLGTARCVRFSRDEAGRSALHLAASAGHGAVVRLLLNVAAPKEVDSPDGAGCTALQRAAADGHEEVLRLLLARGGDVDKQDSVHGNSALHEAAWKGYSRSVRLLAAAGANLSRANAGGFTALHLCCQNGHNQSCRELLLSGCDPDIQNNYGDTSLHTAARYGHAGVTRILISAQCRVSEQNKNGDTALHIAAAMGRRKLTRILLEAGCDKSVRNKQNETARDIALRKDLNEILTILDECVAKKEKKTKSKKRSKSKVRFDPKHNADVAKVEKPRHWSPYGCHYYPDPEAFPSPRLDSLPQEPLKRGEQYYLDLAGNICKGPVGVGYTCYCAPLFRHLEARLERDKRELQRAQVRLGQRVAGLEQKLNRGAHGRRSERVMVNNREQEPQLPRSRSLEMLDKLEKAPLQTARSMDELEPPEGEDGEQRPSVKELVARIQQQAQNNTGNNSESSDDEDSPMRMTQYKGPMGDSNMAATMPNYENVPNDAPPRSRSGVYSPTIVNTALVDSNTRYIEPIVKIQESNVRYNDTYRPAPSTSRDQELRFDQNYRLPYYDNDLPSPGKYYEARYADNPKYVDLNSRFAKLRMLDGGKGALEGTSRMLDSSKMFESTTRMLENPQDTVDRDTNNDSGYSTKVYGSSKGNSPSLSGQIDNECLGASSLV, encoded by the exons ATGAGCGGGAGCAGTACCGGGAGCGGTGGCGGTGCAGCGGCGCTCCGAGCTGCCGCGAGTGCGGGGGATGTAGCAGCATGCAGCCGTTACCTGGGGACGGCGCGCTGCGTCCGCTTCTCGAGGGACGAGGCCGGCAGATCGGCCCTCCACTTGGCGGCGAGCGCCGGCCACGGCGCCGTCGTCAGACTCCTGCTCAACGTCGCCGCCCCCAAAGAGGTGGACAGTCCGGACGGAGCCGGATGCACAGCGCTGCAAAGGGCCGCAGCGGACGGACACGAGGAGGTGCTGAGGCTGCTCCTGGCCCGCGGAGGGGACGTGGACAAGCAAGATAGCGTG CACGGCAACAGCGCCCTGCACGAAGCCGCCTGGAAGGGCTACTCCAGATCCGTCCGACTGCTGGCGGCGGCGGGGGCCAACCTGTCCCGAGCCAACGCCGGAGGCTTCACCGCCCTCCACCTGTGCTGCCAGAACGGCCACAACCAGTCCTGTCGAGAGCTGCTCCTTTCCGGGTGCGATCCTGACATCCAGAACAACTACGGGGACACCTCTTTGCACACCGCCGCCAGGTACGGCCACGCCGGCGTCACCAGGATCCTCATTTCGGCTCAGTGTCGCGTTTCCGAACAGAACAAGAACGGTGACACCGCCCTCCACATAGCGGCGGCTATGGGGAGGCGGAAACTGACAAGGATATTGCTAGAGGCGGGCTGTGATAAAAGTGTGCGGAACAAACAGAACGAGACGGCGAGGGACATCGCCCTCAGGAAGGACCTCAACGAGATACTCACCATATTGGACGAGTGCGTCGCCAAGAAGGAGAAGAAAACCAAGAGCAAGAAGAGGTCCAAGAGCAAGGTGCGCTTCGACCCCAAGCACAACGCAG ATGTCGCCAAGGTCGAGAAGCCGCGCCATTGGTCGCCCTACGGGTGCCACTACTACCCGGATCCGGAAGCGTTCCCGTCCCCCCGTCTCGACTCCCTCCCTCAGGAACCCCTGAAACGCGGCGAACAGTACTACCTCGACCTGGCCGGGAACATCTGTAAGGGTCCAGTAGGAGTGGGTTACACTTGTTACTGTGCTCCCTTATTCAGACATCTGGAAGCGCGACTCGAAAGAGACAAACGAGAGTTGCAGAGGGCGCAAGTCAGACTGGGGCAGAGGGTGGCAGGTCTGGAGCAAAAACTGAATAGGGGAGCGCACGGTCGCAGGTCGGAACGCGTGATGGTCAACAACCGGGAACAAGAACCGCAGCTGCCGAGGTCGCGCAGCTTGGAGATGCTCGACAAGCTGGAGAAGGCGCCGTTGCAGACCGCCAG GAGCATGGACGAGCTGGAACCTCCCGAGGGCGAGGACGGCGAGCAGAGGCCGTCGGTGAAGGAACTGGTGGCCCGAATCCAGCAGCAGGCCCAGAACAACACGGGGAACAACAGCGAAAGCAGCGACGACGAGGACAGCCCGATGCGGATGACGCAGTACAAGGGCCCGATGGGCGACTCCAACATGGCGGCGACGATGCCCAACTACGAGAACGTGCCGAACGACGCGCCCCCGCGCAGCAGGAGCGGCGTCTACAGCCCCACCATCGTCAACACGGCCCTGGTCGACTCCAACACCCGCTACATCGAGCCCATCGTCAAGATCCAAGAGTCCAACGTCCGCTACAACGACACCTACCGCCCCGCGCCCTCCACCAGCCGCGACCAGGAGCTCAGATTCGACCAGAACTACAGGTTACCATATTACGATAACGACTTGCCCAGTCCGGGGAAGTACTACGAGGCGAGGTACGCAGACAACCCTAAGTACGTCGACCTCAACTCGCGCTTCGCCAAGCTGCGGATGCTCGACGGGGGCAAGGGCGCGCTCGAAGGGACGTCGAGGATGCTGGACTCGAGCAAGATGTTCGAGAGCACGACGAGGATGCTGGAGAATCCGCAGGACACGGTGGACAGGGACACCAACAACGACTCGGGCTACTCCACGAAGGTGTACGGGAGCTCCAAAGGGAACTCGCCGAGTTTGTCGGGGCAGATCGACAACGAGTGTCTCGGTGCTTCCAGTTTGGTGTGA
- the dgo gene encoding ankyrin repeat domain-containing protein 6 isoform X1, with amino-acid sequence MSGSSTGSGGGAAALRAAASAGDVAACSRYLGTARCVRFSRDEAGRSALHLAASAGHGAVVRLLLNVAAPKEVDSPDGAGCTALQRAAADGHEEVLRLLLARGGDVDKQDSVHGNSALHEAAWKGYSRSVRLLAAAGANLSRANAGGFTALHLCCQNGHNQSCRELLLSGCDPDIQNNYGDTSLHTAARYGHAGVTRILISAQCRVSEQNKNGDTALHIAAAMGRRKLTRILLEAGCDKSVRNKQNETARDIALRKDLNEILTILDECVAKKEKKTKSKKRSKSKVRFDPKHNAGKDWSRWMWKRLSMFGVDVAKVEKPRHWSPYGCHYYPDPEAFPSPRLDSLPQEPLKRGEQYYLDLAGNICKGPVGVGYTCYCAPLFRHLEARLERDKRELQRAQVRLGQRVAGLEQKLNRGAHGRRSERVMVNNREQEPQLPRSRSLEMLDKLEKAPLQTARSMDELEPPEGEDGEQRPSVKELVARIQQQAQNNTGNNSESSDDEDSPMRMTQYKGPMGDSNMAATMPNYENVPNDAPPRSRSGVYSPTIVNTALVDSNTRYIEPIVKIQESNVRYNDTYRPAPSTSRDQELRFDQNYRLPYYDNDLPSPGKYYEARYADNPKYVDLNSRFAKLRMLDGGKGALEGTSRMLDSSKMFESTTRMLENPQDTVDRDTNNDSGYSTKVYGSSKGNSPSLSGQIDNECLGASSLV; translated from the exons ATGAGCGGGAGCAGTACCGGGAGCGGTGGCGGTGCAGCGGCGCTCCGAGCTGCCGCGAGTGCGGGGGATGTAGCAGCATGCAGCCGTTACCTGGGGACGGCGCGCTGCGTCCGCTTCTCGAGGGACGAGGCCGGCAGATCGGCCCTCCACTTGGCGGCGAGCGCCGGCCACGGCGCCGTCGTCAGACTCCTGCTCAACGTCGCCGCCCCCAAAGAGGTGGACAGTCCGGACGGAGCCGGATGCACAGCGCTGCAAAGGGCCGCAGCGGACGGACACGAGGAGGTGCTGAGGCTGCTCCTGGCCCGCGGAGGGGACGTGGACAAGCAAGATAGCGTG CACGGCAACAGCGCCCTGCACGAAGCCGCCTGGAAGGGCTACTCCAGATCCGTCCGACTGCTGGCGGCGGCGGGGGCCAACCTGTCCCGAGCCAACGCCGGAGGCTTCACCGCCCTCCACCTGTGCTGCCAGAACGGCCACAACCAGTCCTGTCGAGAGCTGCTCCTTTCCGGGTGCGATCCTGACATCCAGAACAACTACGGGGACACCTCTTTGCACACCGCCGCCAGGTACGGCCACGCCGGCGTCACCAGGATCCTCATTTCGGCTCAGTGTCGCGTTTCCGAACAGAACAAGAACGGTGACACCGCCCTCCACATAGCGGCGGCTATGGGGAGGCGGAAACTGACAAGGATATTGCTAGAGGCGGGCTGTGATAAAAGTGTGCGGAACAAACAGAACGAGACGGCGAGGGACATCGCCCTCAGGAAGGACCTCAACGAGATACTCACCATATTGGACGAGTGCGTCGCCAAGAAGGAGAAGAAAACCAAGAGCAAGAAGAGGTCCAAGAGCAAGGTGCGCTTCGACCCCAAGCACAACGCAGGTAAGGATTGGTCGAGGTGGATGTGGAAGAGGTTAAGTATGTTTGGTGTAGATGTCGCCAAGGTCGAGAAGCCGCGCCATTGGTCGCCCTACGGGTGCCACTACTACCCGGATCCGGAAGCGTTCCCGTCCCCCCGTCTCGACTCCCTCCCTCAGGAACCCCTGAAACGCGGCGAACAGTACTACCTCGACCTGGCCGGGAACATCTGTAAGGGTCCAGTAGGAGTGGGTTACACTTGTTACTGTGCTCCCTTATTCAGACATCTGGAAGCGCGACTCGAAAGAGACAAACGAGAGTTGCAGAGGGCGCAAGTCAGACTGGGGCAGAGGGTGGCAGGTCTGGAGCAAAAACTGAATAGGGGAGCGCACGGTCGCAGGTCGGAACGCGTGATGGTCAACAACCGGGAACAAGAACCGCAGCTGCCGAGGTCGCGCAGCTTGGAGATGCTCGACAAGCTGGAGAAGGCGCCGTTGCAGACCGCCAG GAGCATGGACGAGCTGGAACCTCCCGAGGGCGAGGACGGCGAGCAGAGGCCGTCGGTGAAGGAACTGGTGGCCCGAATCCAGCAGCAGGCCCAGAACAACACGGGGAACAACAGCGAAAGCAGCGACGACGAGGACAGCCCGATGCGGATGACGCAGTACAAGGGCCCGATGGGCGACTCCAACATGGCGGCGACGATGCCCAACTACGAGAACGTGCCGAACGACGCGCCCCCGCGCAGCAGGAGCGGCGTCTACAGCCCCACCATCGTCAACACGGCCCTGGTCGACTCCAACACCCGCTACATCGAGCCCATCGTCAAGATCCAAGAGTCCAACGTCCGCTACAACGACACCTACCGCCCCGCGCCCTCCACCAGCCGCGACCAGGAGCTCAGATTCGACCAGAACTACAGGTTACCATATTACGATAACGACTTGCCCAGTCCGGGGAAGTACTACGAGGCGAGGTACGCAGACAACCCTAAGTACGTCGACCTCAACTCGCGCTTCGCCAAGCTGCGGATGCTCGACGGGGGCAAGGGCGCGCTCGAAGGGACGTCGAGGATGCTGGACTCGAGCAAGATGTTCGAGAGCACGACGAGGATGCTGGAGAATCCGCAGGACACGGTGGACAGGGACACCAACAACGACTCGGGCTACTCCACGAAGGTGTACGGGAGCTCCAAAGGGAACTCGCCGAGTTTGTCGGGGCAGATCGACAACGAGTGTCTCGGTGCTTCCAGTTTGGTGTGA